The following proteins are co-located in the Polystyrenella longa genome:
- a CDS encoding DoxX family protein, protein MNSHSVQHSLLLKIAMIAVRVALAFSFLSAVADRFGLWGEPGTGEVAWGNFTAFTDYTAMLLWFLPQGLVPLFAWMATVIEIVLAIGLLVGYQLRIFAYGSSLMLLTFALSMSVATGAEGPFTYSVWTASAAAFLLGTLSVPTGRGSDFN, encoded by the coding sequence ATGAATAGTCATTCTGTTCAACACTCCCTTCTTCTCAAGATCGCCATGATTGCAGTTCGAGTTGCGTTGGCGTTCTCTTTTCTCTCAGCAGTCGCAGACCGCTTTGGCCTCTGGGGTGAACCGGGTACGGGAGAAGTTGCCTGGGGAAACTTCACTGCCTTCACCGACTACACGGCGATGCTGCTCTGGTTTCTCCCGCAGGGGCTGGTCCCGCTGTTTGCCTGGATGGCAACCGTGATAGAAATAGTTCTGGCGATTGGTTTACTGGTGGGCTACCAGCTTCGAATTTTCGCCTATGGGAGTAGTCTGATGCTGCTCACATTCGCCTTATCGATGTCCGTGGCAACAGGTGCCGAAGGCCCTTTCACTTATTCAGTTTGGACCGCCTCGGCCGCGGCATTCCTGCTGGGCACTCTG
- the flgB gene encoding flagellar basal body rod protein FlgB produces MMHSLFDQTTIPLLEKVAQFGQRRHEVLAGNLANVDTPDYRPRDLPVDDFKQALQQAVTQRQLNETGGNSAADYYAIRTSPQTKFTEELFQAVEADPENVTFHDNNNRSVETEVAKMTKNMMMQNYAVQLMTAQFNLMQSVISGRA; encoded by the coding sequence ATGATGCATTCCCTATTCGATCAAACCACGATTCCTCTCCTGGAGAAGGTTGCGCAGTTTGGTCAACGACGTCACGAAGTGCTGGCCGGGAATCTGGCGAACGTAGATACGCCCGATTATCGTCCTCGCGATTTGCCTGTCGATGATTTTAAACAGGCACTGCAACAGGCGGTAACACAGAGACAGCTGAATGAAACCGGAGGGAATTCCGCTGCGGACTATTATGCCATCCGCACGTCGCCCCAGACCAAATTTACAGAAGAACTATTTCAGGCAGTTGAGGCGGATCCGGAAAACGTCACCTTTCATGACAACAATAATCGCAGCGTCGAGACCGAAGTCGCCAAAATGACCAAGAATATGATGATGCAGAACTATGCGGTGCAACTGATGACGGCTCAGTTTAACCTGATGCAGTCGGTCATCTCGGGTCGTGCGTAA
- a CDS encoding DMT family transporter has protein sequence MTSATSSRNLAPLGIALGFLSAICYSIANSMLNNLADTSDFDWAVWVTCIKAVPATILSWVVLAHRRFKGLSALPPKELFWPMIGFGLIMQFGGNVCFQYSLSYGGLALSVPLCFASIILSSAWLSWFWLKETLQMRTVVSIVLLLTAVVLLGMATQEATAANTYLDQSSIWTTIIAIGAATVAGISYGTSGVAIRHCLKKQVSLAGTLVWLSTVGVVALGIYCVLRMETAEMLAATPSEWRMMAYAGIFNAIAFFAIGAAMKYITVVQANLVNTSQIAMCGMIAVFLFGEPMTFWLCCGTLLTMIALFILRPPRPKNQKGEALKQSEESPNLIPEPETGSPLPLGGVAQLTPGTTQDHEQPYSSSSEPS, from the coding sequence ATGACTTCCGCGACATCCTCTCGTAATCTCGCACCGCTGGGCATTGCACTCGGTTTTCTTTCGGCGATTTGCTATTCCATCGCCAATTCAATGCTGAACAACCTGGCGGACACCAGCGACTTCGACTGGGCAGTCTGGGTCACCTGTATTAAAGCCGTTCCCGCCACGATCCTCAGTTGGGTGGTTCTCGCTCATCGCCGATTTAAAGGGCTGAGCGCGCTTCCGCCGAAAGAACTGTTCTGGCCAATGATTGGTTTCGGATTGATCATGCAATTTGGTGGAAATGTATGCTTCCAGTATTCCCTCAGCTACGGTGGTTTGGCCCTGTCTGTGCCCCTCTGTTTTGCCAGCATCATATTAAGTAGTGCCTGGTTAAGTTGGTTCTGGCTGAAAGAAACGCTCCAGATGCGGACCGTCGTTTCCATCGTGCTGCTGCTGACTGCTGTGGTCCTCTTGGGTATGGCGACACAAGAAGCGACGGCGGCGAACACTTACCTTGATCAATCGAGTATCTGGACAACGATCATCGCAATTGGAGCAGCGACGGTTGCGGGAATTTCTTATGGAACCAGTGGCGTCGCCATCCGACACTGTTTAAAAAAGCAGGTTTCTCTCGCGGGAACCCTCGTCTGGTTAAGCACAGTGGGTGTCGTTGCTCTTGGTATTTACTGCGTGCTGCGAATGGAAACAGCGGAGATGTTGGCCGCTACCCCTTCCGAATGGCGGATGATGGCATACGCTGGCATTTTTAACGCAATTGCCTTCTTTGCGATCGGTGCTGCGATGAAATACATCACCGTCGTTCAAGCGAATCTGGTGAATACGTCACAGATTGCCATGTGTGGGATGATCGCCGTTTTCCTGTTCGGGGAACCGATGACATTCTGGCTTTGCTGCGGCACGCTCCTCACCATGATAGCATTGTTCATATTGCGACCTCCAAGACCGAAAAACCAGAAGGGGGAAGCACTGAAGCAATCAGAAGAGTCGCCGAATCTAATTCCCGAACCGGAAACAGGATCTCCTTTACCTCTGGGAGGAGTCGCCCAGCTTACTCCGGGAACCACACAAGACCACGAGCAACCTTACTCGAGTTCTTCCGAACCGAGTTGA
- the flgC gene encoding flagellar basal body rod protein FlgC — protein MFKAIDISTSALVAQRMRMDTISGNIANAHTTRDAEGNLSPFQRRFVTFAADNKDDTRGAGVVGEVQVDDATPPRRKFEPGHPDADQDGFVSLPNFDMVTEFVNAMEANRAYEANVAAMDITKQMTQLGLKILG, from the coding sequence ATGTTTAAAGCAATTGATATCAGTACCAGTGCTCTAGTTGCTCAGCGAATGCGGATGGATACGATTTCCGGCAACATTGCTAATGCCCATACGACACGCGATGCCGAAGGAAACTTGAGTCCCTTTCAACGTCGATTCGTTACCTTCGCGGCTGACAATAAGGATGACACCCGTGGAGCGGGTGTCGTTGGAGAAGTGCAGGTGGATGACGCAACACCTCCTCGACGCAAGTTTGAACCGGGACACCCCGATGCCGATCAGGATGGATTCGTTTCTCTGCCGAACTTTGACATGGTGACCGAATTCGTCAATGCAATGGAGGCTAACCGTGCGTACGAAGCGAACGTCGCCGCGATGGACATCACCAAACAAATGACCCAGTTAGGGCTGAAAATCCTCGGTTAG
- a CDS encoding sigma-54-dependent transcriptional regulator: MHSHSFSTNNSIAPQVLIYATEGTTRHRRCEQLQRAGFLLQQAESFAAVKESLLESDVAVCLVEAVDGNRAIVEFYSFIQEQQLHTQLVCMIPESESVSRMTIPAARYDILESNTPVDRLRSVLFAATERHRLSSENRKLQQQLVTQCFAPLVCISPAMQQLQSSLEVQAKQELPFCLVGEQGTDFVRMARCVHSLSSRGVNRFQVFHVGHHTLEQMETELFSNAPESRIQLASGGSLLLDQVEAMPLTMQPALVRLIERTQRHDEQLGMTTTPLPRLILSLSETIETAFQSERIIPELYALLGGCQISVPPLRQRREDLTCLAENILEEIALQEGLPIQALDSSALHLIQTQFWLGNEAELRSILYKACSLNPGHMLTSELLRAWIGTDSNSAEQAGLTLKEMERKLIETTFTRFGGNREKTAQALQIGLRTLSGKLREYGYPPRGGPGSNIKTEVSSELRRAA, from the coding sequence ATGCATTCGCATTCATTCAGCACGAACAATTCAATCGCCCCCCAGGTCCTGATTTATGCGACCGAAGGGACAACTCGTCACCGTCGTTGCGAGCAATTGCAGCGGGCTGGGTTTTTACTTCAGCAGGCCGAAAGCTTTGCAGCAGTGAAGGAAAGCCTGTTGGAAAGCGATGTCGCCGTCTGCCTGGTGGAAGCGGTCGATGGCAATCGGGCTATTGTTGAGTTCTATTCCTTCATTCAGGAACAGCAGCTCCATACGCAGCTAGTCTGCATGATACCCGAATCGGAATCGGTCAGTCGGATGACGATTCCCGCTGCACGGTATGATATTCTGGAATCAAACACTCCGGTTGATCGACTTCGTTCAGTTCTGTTTGCAGCAACCGAACGTCATCGCCTGTCGTCGGAAAACCGAAAGCTGCAACAGCAACTCGTTACACAATGTTTTGCCCCACTGGTATGTATCAGCCCGGCGATGCAGCAGTTGCAGTCTTCCCTGGAGGTCCAGGCTAAACAAGAACTTCCTTTCTGTCTGGTAGGAGAGCAGGGGACCGACTTTGTACGGATGGCGCGTTGCGTTCACTCGCTTAGTTCTCGCGGAGTCAATCGTTTTCAGGTCTTTCATGTCGGGCACCATACGCTGGAGCAAATGGAAACCGAACTTTTTTCCAACGCACCAGAATCCCGTATCCAGCTAGCCTCCGGTGGTAGCCTGCTGTTGGATCAGGTCGAAGCGATGCCGCTTACCATGCAGCCGGCTCTTGTTCGTTTGATCGAACGAACTCAACGACATGACGAACAACTGGGAATGACTACGACTCCCCTGCCAAGATTGATTCTGTCATTAAGCGAAACTATCGAAACGGCATTCCAATCCGAACGGATTATCCCAGAGCTATATGCGTTGCTGGGTGGCTGCCAGATTTCCGTGCCCCCATTGCGGCAGCGACGGGAAGATCTGACCTGTCTGGCTGAGAACATATTGGAAGAGATCGCATTACAAGAAGGGTTGCCTATTCAAGCTCTTGATAGCAGCGCTCTGCATCTGATTCAAACACAATTCTGGTTAGGAAACGAAGCCGAACTCCGATCGATTCTATACAAGGCATGCTCTTTAAATCCGGGTCACATGCTGACCTCAGAACTGTTGCGAGCCTGGATCGGCACCGATTCAAACTCGGCAGAACAGGCGGGATTAACGCTTAAAGAGATGGAACGTAAACTCATCGAGACGACATTTACCCGGTTCGGCGGCAATCGAGAAAAGACAGCTCAGGCGTTGCAAATCGGTTTGCGAACCTTGTCGGGCAAGCTGAGAGAATATGGTTATCCACCCCGGGGCGGCCCAGGCTCGAACATTAAGACTGAAGTCTCTTCTGAACTTCGTCGAGCCGCTTGA
- the fliE gene encoding flagellar hook-basal body complex protein FliE: MTQPISSLSQFPPLMQPDFPNSATESGAVGGGSFQDLLVGAISETNQLELSANNAIDRSLIGEDISQVEVMSAVKKADLSMRMLLQMRNKVMEAYQELQQLRM; encoded by the coding sequence ATGACCCAACCCATTTCCTCACTGTCTCAATTCCCCCCTTTGATGCAACCTGACTTCCCGAATTCTGCGACCGAATCGGGAGCAGTGGGTGGTGGGTCTTTTCAGGATTTGCTCGTGGGAGCAATTTCGGAAACGAACCAGTTGGAATTGAGCGCGAACAATGCGATTGATCGCAGTTTGATCGGAGAGGATATCTCCCAGGTGGAAGTCATGTCCGCAGTGAAAAAGGCAGACTTGTCGATGCGAATGCTCCTCCAGATGCGTAACAAGGTCATGGAAGCCTACCAGGAACTCCAGCAATTGCGGATGTAG
- a CDS encoding gamma carbonic anhydrase family protein, which translates to MNQPADDTGINNAGSSDIPELPYPDVPDIWKALNAKPEIDPTAWIASNATVLGRVKLGRRSSVFYGAILRGDGESITVGDETNIQDLSVLHTDRGYPCEIGNRVTIGHRAIVHACHIEDEAMIGMGATLLTGCKIGKGALIAAGAVVREGTVVPPHTLWAGVPAREISSLTAEQQGRLSHAYQHYVNCGVLYKAFENDPKS; encoded by the coding sequence ATGAATCAGCCCGCCGATGATACCGGAATCAACAATGCAGGGTCTTCCGATATACCGGAACTCCCCTATCCGGACGTCCCCGATATATGGAAGGCACTCAACGCGAAACCGGAGATCGACCCAACCGCCTGGATCGCCTCCAACGCAACGGTTCTCGGTCGAGTCAAACTGGGTCGCCGGTCCTCTGTTTTCTACGGTGCTATCCTGCGAGGGGATGGCGAATCGATTACCGTCGGTGACGAGACAAATATTCAGGACCTTTCCGTCTTACACACCGATCGTGGTTATCCTTGCGAAATTGGAAACCGGGTAACGATTGGTCATCGCGCCATCGTGCATGCCTGTCATATTGAAGATGAAGCGATGATCGGCATGGGCGCCACCCTGTTAACGGGTTGTAAGATTGGAAAAGGAGCGTTAATTGCCGCAGGGGCCGTCGTGCGGGAAGGAACTGTCGTTCCACCTCACACACTCTGGGCGGGCGTGCCCGCGCGGGAGATCAGTTCACTGACCGCGGAACAGCAAGGCCGCCTCTCCCATGCTTATCAACATTATGTCAACTGTGGTGTACTGTACAAAGCCTTCGAAAACGACCCGAAAAGCTGA
- a CDS encoding tetratricopeptide repeat protein, whose product MKALLSDTKVQAGFGILLLILGGINFWLWNDHEEFHPDEYLKVALKRLVPRSQMDANLVNLDSAELRRQALQATRWAEAVAYPGQELIVSFDYLYGIIYFGDAMAMEGDPSTQKPMLRKAAWHLREADQGEDPQYKHRLKYAYGVCLQKLGNTDEAINQLEQIFDFKEAIKAHRPGKSKDDIEIEPLSARQLLDASLRLQNMWWLEKDEMTLLKAARYSNAVYWVLQQGPGILPLHEEQPYPEMSPQQLDQVDPNNKLVFTHQGITKFTDEQRYEALILRAQVYAAVNRISDLLDSHPELTGVSVDAIIHRELTDEERNLQSTKLIQAQHLMEEGLFQQARKGLEEIAHSKGLDRTYARKALFLIGECDRESGELLIDENDQQERFDRAIVFYERTADEFSNTPEGVAANLWAAVLHQKVGKDEQALQRYRKALKSIEDVEEFQNIWLSLLRFQDEVHRGWRRWIDEQKYDDAIALSKWLPRLFSEARSKELVAETYKQHALYLDERLKSANYSQWKKLKTEMRAVWVQAGAASEEKAQYLKNASEYSDALWESSDQYRRGHDFKKSIRVTHQFISCKPGRGLARAYVRLGENYMDLDLLDDAIEAFKRVILEYPTDVFAFEAQHLLGQCYFEKSYLDEKNSDNLAKAEEAWVKVYTSEKLTPDALEWRRTLFGLGRLYFLKGSMIYNQNMISGKESKENDSANESDRLNEAFDYWSLAIDRLDELLVRLPDGENQFEARYLLAHAYRRSAEKPAAEFEIAETDTAREGLRLQVNEFNLEAMGQFEILRDKLLKLKNADRLDELGQRILRNSYFEIAHILYALGDIDAAKDAYFAAVTEYPDDEMVILSYIQIANCFKQKGQDLDANAFIATARFTYEKFLQDGTIFAKNKTNLSQDEWGYWLDWTRNAYGLSQADSTEEGDLQ is encoded by the coding sequence ATGAAAGCTCTCCTCTCAGATACTAAGGTTCAAGCTGGGTTCGGCATACTATTGCTGATTCTAGGTGGGATCAATTTCTGGTTGTGGAACGACCACGAGGAGTTTCATCCCGACGAATACCTCAAGGTCGCGCTGAAGAGACTTGTCCCCCGCAGCCAAATGGATGCCAATCTGGTCAATCTGGATTCGGCAGAACTACGACGTCAGGCGTTGCAAGCCACGCGTTGGGCAGAAGCGGTTGCTTACCCAGGTCAGGAACTGATTGTTTCGTTCGACTATCTCTACGGCATCATCTACTTTGGTGATGCGATGGCAATGGAAGGGGACCCTAGCACTCAAAAACCGATGTTGCGTAAAGCGGCCTGGCACCTCCGAGAGGCAGATCAGGGAGAAGATCCCCAATACAAACACAGATTGAAATACGCTTATGGTGTCTGTTTGCAAAAACTGGGCAATACCGATGAAGCGATCAATCAACTGGAACAAATTTTTGATTTCAAAGAGGCCATTAAAGCTCATCGACCGGGAAAATCGAAAGATGACATCGAAATTGAGCCTCTGTCTGCCCGGCAATTACTAGATGCTTCTTTGCGGCTTCAAAACATGTGGTGGTTGGAAAAAGACGAAATGACCCTGCTGAAAGCGGCTCGTTATTCCAACGCTGTTTACTGGGTGCTTCAACAGGGTCCCGGAATTCTGCCACTCCACGAAGAACAACCTTACCCGGAAATGTCGCCACAACAACTGGATCAAGTCGATCCGAATAATAAACTGGTTTTCACGCATCAGGGCATTACTAAGTTTACAGATGAACAACGTTACGAAGCCTTGATTTTACGAGCACAGGTTTACGCTGCGGTAAACCGCATCAGCGATCTGCTTGATTCTCATCCTGAACTGACAGGGGTTAGTGTCGATGCCATTATTCATCGAGAACTAACTGACGAAGAACGAAACCTGCAGAGCACAAAGTTGATTCAGGCACAGCATCTGATGGAGGAAGGTTTGTTCCAACAGGCGAGAAAAGGACTCGAAGAAATCGCCCATTCCAAAGGACTCGACCGGACTTATGCTCGTAAAGCCCTGTTCCTCATTGGTGAATGCGATCGTGAGAGTGGGGAATTGTTAATTGATGAAAACGATCAACAGGAACGATTCGACCGGGCAATTGTCTTTTATGAACGGACCGCAGATGAATTTTCCAATACTCCGGAAGGGGTTGCTGCCAACCTTTGGGCGGCTGTGCTTCATCAAAAAGTGGGTAAGGACGAACAGGCCCTGCAACGTTACCGCAAAGCGCTTAAGTCCATTGAAGACGTGGAGGAGTTTCAGAATATCTGGCTCAGTCTCTTAAGATTTCAGGATGAAGTCCATCGTGGCTGGAGACGGTGGATCGATGAACAGAAATATGACGATGCCATTGCTCTTTCGAAATGGTTGCCTCGACTTTTCAGCGAAGCCCGATCTAAAGAGTTGGTTGCTGAAACCTATAAACAACACGCTCTCTATCTGGATGAACGCCTTAAATCTGCGAACTATTCCCAGTGGAAGAAACTTAAAACAGAGATGCGCGCCGTCTGGGTTCAAGCCGGAGCGGCTTCCGAAGAAAAAGCCCAGTATTTGAAAAACGCCTCTGAATATTCCGATGCACTCTGGGAAAGTTCCGACCAGTATCGTCGTGGACACGACTTCAAGAAATCGATTCGTGTAACGCACCAGTTTATCTCGTGCAAACCGGGAAGAGGCTTGGCCCGCGCCTATGTGCGATTGGGAGAAAACTATATGGATCTCGATCTGTTAGACGACGCGATCGAGGCGTTCAAACGAGTAATACTAGAATATCCAACGGATGTCTTCGCTTTCGAGGCACAGCATCTGCTCGGACAATGTTACTTTGAAAAAAGCTATCTTGATGAAAAAAATTCGGACAACCTGGCTAAGGCAGAAGAGGCCTGGGTAAAGGTCTATACATCAGAAAAGCTGACCCCCGATGCGTTGGAATGGCGTCGCACTCTTTTCGGATTGGGGAGACTGTATTTCCTGAAAGGATCGATGATCTACAACCAGAACATGATCAGCGGTAAAGAATCCAAAGAGAATGATTCGGCGAACGAATCGGATCGACTTAATGAGGCGTTCGATTACTGGTCTCTCGCCATTGATCGCCTAGACGAGCTACTGGTTCGCCTCCCGGATGGTGAAAACCAGTTCGAAGCCCGGTACCTGTTAGCGCACGCCTATCGGCGCAGTGCCGAAAAGCCCGCTGCCGAATTCGAAATTGCCGAAACCGATACGGCACGAGAAGGTCTCCGTCTGCAGGTTAACGAATTTAATCTGGAAGCGATGGGGCAGTTTGAAATCCTGCGTGACAAACTGTTGAAACTCAAAAATGCCGATCGTCTGGATGAACTCGGTCAGCGAATTCTTCGAAACAGTTATTTTGAAATCGCACACATTCTGTATGCCCTTGGCGATATTGACGCGGCGAAAGATGCCTACTTCGCGGCGGTAACTGAATATCCCGATGATGAGATGGTCATTCTTTCCTACATTCAAATCGCCAACTGTTTCAAACAAAAGGGACAGGATCTGGACGCCAATGCATTCATCGCCACGGCCCGATTTACCTATGAAAAATTTCTGCAGGATGGAACGATCTTCGCGAAGAACAAAACGAACCTGAGCCAGGATGAGTGGGGCTACTGGTTGGACTGGACCAGAAATGCGTATGGCCTGTCTCAGGCAGACTCGACTGAAGAAGGTGACCTGCAATGA
- the recG gene encoding ATP-dependent DNA helicase RecG, protein MTDRTLQQSAQFISGIGPEMAALLARMGLESVEDMLWNLPRDVLDLTHVSRVEDLQADELQTVRGQVVDIDGRMLNRGRVLTTCLLDCDGAYLQASWFNQAWVRNKLVPGGTYLFSGKPKRRSGRWEMSHPRMQFLEEDEQSAHGGILPKYGLTEGLKMHTMLRLMRTAVEEYSDLLPERLPESFRTHFELSTLQEAIRQVHLPNTMDEYNAARRRLIFEDLLEFEVGLALRKQRWQKQGQAPVLPMSAKIDSRIRRRFPFQFTPGQNEAITDVVADLQRDIPMHRLLQADVGAGKTVIAIYAMLVAVAAGHQAVLMAPTEVLANQHWQTLSSLLFDSQVNIQLLTSALTTAQRREALTRIKEGAVNLIVGTQAVIQQDVLFHKLGVAVIDEQHKFGVEQRAVFTSSQDSPHVLVMTATPIPRSLCMTMFGDLDLTLINDKPPGRQAVVTSRIMGVGARKKAWQFITKQLQTGRQAYVVCPRIEVSEQEVADPLEIPVSAETVFKHLSHNELKDFRVELLHGQMDRERKQATMERFRNQETDVLVSTTVIEVGVDVPNATLMAIMQAERFGLSQLHQLRGRIGRGKYQGYCFLYSEADSEEASQRLATLEQTNDGFQVAEADFELRGPGDVLGTRQHGAMPLRVAHLVRDVKVLEEARGAAFKLVESGRLHDPEYQSLHRQVEERFGSLLSLTPGG, encoded by the coding sequence ATGACCGACCGCACGTTGCAACAATCTGCTCAATTTATTTCCGGGATTGGACCGGAGATGGCCGCTCTTCTGGCTCGGATGGGGTTGGAAAGTGTGGAGGACATGTTATGGAATCTGCCGCGCGACGTGTTGGATCTGACTCACGTCAGCCGGGTTGAAGATTTGCAGGCGGACGAACTACAAACTGTCCGCGGTCAGGTTGTCGATATTGATGGTCGGATGTTGAATCGGGGGCGGGTACTAACGACTTGCCTACTCGATTGCGATGGCGCGTATCTGCAAGCCAGCTGGTTCAATCAAGCCTGGGTTCGAAATAAGCTTGTTCCGGGTGGAACTTACCTGTTCTCAGGAAAACCCAAACGGCGTAGCGGTCGTTGGGAGATGTCCCACCCCAGAATGCAATTTCTGGAAGAGGACGAACAATCGGCACACGGTGGCATTCTGCCCAAGTATGGACTAACCGAGGGACTGAAGATGCACACCATGCTTCGTCTCATGCGGACCGCCGTCGAAGAGTATTCCGATCTTCTACCGGAACGATTGCCGGAATCGTTCCGGACTCATTTCGAGTTGAGCACGCTGCAAGAGGCGATTCGCCAAGTGCATCTTCCCAACACGATGGACGAATACAATGCTGCTCGTCGCCGATTGATCTTTGAAGATCTTTTGGAGTTCGAAGTCGGTCTCGCTCTGCGCAAACAGCGTTGGCAGAAACAGGGCCAGGCACCTGTGTTGCCTATGTCGGCCAAAATTGATTCTCGTATCCGGCGTCGTTTTCCGTTTCAATTTACTCCGGGACAGAACGAGGCGATTACCGATGTCGTCGCCGATCTACAACGTGATATCCCAATGCATCGATTGTTGCAGGCGGATGTCGGTGCCGGTAAAACGGTCATTGCAATCTACGCGATGCTCGTAGCGGTAGCGGCTGGACATCAGGCCGTATTAATGGCACCTACGGAGGTTCTGGCAAATCAGCATTGGCAGACACTAAGCAGTTTGTTGTTCGACAGTCAGGTTAATATCCAACTACTGACGAGCGCCCTGACAACCGCGCAGCGACGAGAGGCGTTAACACGTATCAAAGAGGGGGCCGTTAATCTTATCGTGGGAACTCAGGCAGTCATCCAGCAAGATGTCTTGTTTCACAAACTGGGAGTGGCGGTGATTGATGAACAGCATAAGTTCGGAGTCGAGCAGCGGGCGGTCTTCACCAGCTCCCAAGATTCTCCCCATGTTCTCGTCATGACGGCGACACCAATTCCCCGTAGTTTGTGTATGACGATGTTCGGTGATCTCGATCTAACATTAATAAATGATAAACCTCCCGGTCGCCAGGCCGTTGTCACCAGCCGAATTATGGGAGTCGGAGCCCGAAAGAAAGCCTGGCAGTTCATAACCAAACAACTGCAAACGGGCAGACAGGCTTACGTAGTCTGCCCCCGAATTGAAGTGAGTGAACAGGAAGTGGCCGATCCGCTGGAGATCCCTGTCAGCGCCGAAACCGTCTTTAAACATCTGTCTCATAACGAATTGAAAGACTTCCGAGTCGAATTGCTGCATGGGCAGATGGATCGAGAGCGGAAACAGGCGACGATGGAACGGTTTCGCAATCAAGAAACGGATGTGCTTGTCTCCACAACGGTTATTGAAGTCGGTGTCGATGTTCCCAACGCGACATTGATGGCCATTATGCAGGCCGAGAGATTCGGGCTGTCTCAGCTCCATCAATTACGGGGCCGCATCGGTCGAGGCAAATACCAAGGGTACTGTTTCCTCTATTCAGAAGCCGATTCCGAAGAGGCCAGCCAACGCCTAGCTACTTTGGAACAGACGAATGATGGCTTTCAGGTTGCCGAGGCCGATTTTGAATTGCGAGGTCCGGGGGATGTTCTCGGCACGCGGCAGCACGGAGCGATGCCACTTCGGGTTGCTCACCTGGTCCGCGATGTCAAAGTCCTCGAAGAAGCCAGAGGAGCCGCCTTTAAACTGGTTGAGAGTGGCCGGTTACACGACCCGGAGTATCAATCGCTCCATCGGCAAGTCGAAGAACGCTTTGGAAGCCTGCTCTCCCTGACTCCCGGCGGCTGA